The following are encoded together in the Myxococcales bacterium genome:
- a CDS encoding MBL fold metallo-hydrolase — protein sequence MSQLATDLWLANYVSISNVWLLADKRGRRFLIDTGDQSERPLLALWLSRHGLTKPGDLTAVLLTHWHRDHAGNAAWLRKKFQCPVICHRRDAGYLDGTATPPPFSNRPLKLYVKAPCRMQDWLPARSTVDEVYTEGPWKWGFEVIPTPGHTDGAVMLYHKPSRTLFSGDSILTGLPPFRLWESLRLAHPGYSPQVELCHETTREFLRNMPPIERVCGGHGPFIGRDVHAKLNELLAETEKPLWRKAIDKGLSHLPDFVGRAIPHRS from the coding sequence ATGAGTCAGTTGGCTACGGATTTGTGGTTGGCGAATTACGTCTCGATTTCCAACGTTTGGCTGCTCGCCGACAAACGAGGCCGTCGCTTTTTGATCGATACCGGCGACCAATCCGAGCGTCCTTTGTTGGCGTTGTGGCTCTCGCGGCACGGTTTGACCAAACCCGGCGATCTGACCGCCGTGCTGCTTACCCATTGGCATCGCGATCACGCGGGCAATGCCGCGTGGTTGCGGAAAAAATTCCAATGCCCGGTCATCTGCCACCGGCGCGACGCGGGCTACCTGGACGGCACGGCGACGCCGCCGCCGTTTTCCAATCGTCCGCTCAAGCTCTACGTCAAGGCGCCTTGCCGGATGCAGGATTGGCTACCGGCGCGCAGCACGGTCGACGAAGTGTATACCGAAGGCCCCTGGAAGTGGGGCTTCGAGGTCATCCCGACCCCCGGCCACACCGACGGCGCGGTCATGCTTTATCACAAGCCGAGCCGCACCCTGTTTTCGGGCGATTCCATCCTGACCGGCCTGCCGCCGTTTCGGCTCTGGGAATCGCTGCGGCTGGCCCATCCCGGCTACAGCCCGCAGGTGGAACTGTGCCATGAAACCACCCGGGAGTTTCTGCGCAACATGCCGCCGATCGAACGGGTTTGCGGCGGGCATGGGCCGTTCATCGGGCGGGATGTTCACGCCAAATTGAATGAACTGCTGGCCGAAACGGAAAAGCCACTGTGGCGAAAGGCGATCGATAAAGGCTTGTCGCACCTGCCGGACTTCGTCGGCCGGGCGATTCCGCACCGGTCTTAG
- a CDS encoding class I SAM-dependent methyltransferase, producing MIMIRKSDMAVAAGAFLLLLLAGAVLLTVMHWFGLAVLLALIAGLTIAVQFELYRRTQYLFNKPQQNYRQVEALFSLFSQIRPRAPLPPLRHFAISPDFANLLISLVREIRPRAIVELGSGTSTILNAYLLEAQGEGRVYALDHEEQYLRETGDQIKKHGLSAWVDLRHAPLQPLTLDNRNWQWYDRKAFENLPPIDLLIVDGPPHTLQSLSRYPALPVLLDKLSPTGVVLLDDAARPDETETVRRWLVAHPEFVCSKIDNEKGAVILRRKQ from the coding sequence ATGATCATGATTCGAAAAAGCGATATGGCCGTGGCGGCGGGGGCTTTTCTGCTGCTGCTGTTGGCCGGGGCGGTGCTGCTGACGGTGATGCATTGGTTCGGTCTGGCGGTGCTGCTGGCGTTGATCGCCGGCCTGACGATCGCCGTGCAATTCGAGCTGTATCGGCGCACTCAATATCTCTTCAACAAGCCGCAGCAGAACTACCGCCAGGTGGAGGCGCTGTTCTCGCTGTTTTCACAGATCCGGCCACGGGCGCCGTTGCCGCCGCTGCGCCACTTCGCCATTTCGCCCGATTTCGCCAACCTCCTGATTTCGCTCGTGCGGGAAATCCGGCCGCGGGCGATCGTCGAACTGGGTTCCGGCACCTCGACCATTCTCAACGCCTACCTGCTCGAAGCCCAGGGCGAGGGTCGAGTGTACGCGCTGGACCATGAAGAACAGTACCTGCGCGAAACCGGCGACCAGATTAAAAAGCACGGCCTGTCCGCTTGGGTGGATTTGCGCCACGCGCCGCTGCAACCGCTCACCTTGGACAACCGGAACTGGCAGTGGTACGACCGCAAGGCTTTCGAGAACCTGCCGCCGATCGACCTGTTGATCGTCGACGGCCCGCCGCATACGCTTCAATCCCTGTCCCGCTACCCGGCGCTGCCGGTACTGCTCGACAAGCTGAGCCCGACCGGCGTGGTGCTGCTCGACGACGCCGCCCGGCCCGACGAAACCGAAACCGTGCGCCGCTGGCTCGTCGCTCACCCCGAGTTTGTTTGCTCCAAAATCGACAATGAAAAGGGCGCCGTGATCCTTCGCCGAAAGCAATAA
- a CDS encoding 4Fe-4S binding protein has product MQPILLTGNEAVARAVVDSGTRVAASYPGSPTVQILEAIAEYEGLHAEWSPSEKVAMEVAIGASMAGAAAFVSMKHVGVNIAADPLMTYTWTALNGPLVIAVGDDPGQISSQNEQDSRMWAEYGLIPLFQPGSPQEAYDQTRLAFDLSEQFQTPVFVRLVDRTCHMMGRVTPQEPVTREPKGFAPDPVRYYMVPPYSRQARALVEKRLPAVTRWAEDGNGFHMEIRDRRLGVVTAGLPYYLVRELAPEVSTFKLDLVWPLPLEALRRFAAQVDRLLVIEELFPFIENKLKLAGIAVEGKEHFGPYGEIDAGTIAGVLAGFGFGEKPAGAFATSPAEAPRGAMFCPGCPHRPVMVLLRELGIFCHGDIGCYLMGSYPPFDVLQTSVSMAASIGIAQGMAKALAGTPREIANIVSVIGDSTLCHSGLPSVINYGYNDHRTKLLVLDNRSTSMTGLQENPVTGKSVRGVQNNAVDLEAVLRALGIANVTKVNQYNLAAAREVFQKKFQEEEGPLAVIATGECALKYKKKFNYYYVDPDLCIGCRTCVRVGCPPISMRRYPGKEAGDLKSHIDRNRCVGCSVCFQSCPVKAIKRSKLDETPPVALPLDLDESGGVR; this is encoded by the coding sequence ATGCAACCGATTCTACTGACCGGCAACGAAGCGGTCGCCCGAGCGGTCGTCGACAGCGGCACGCGGGTCGCCGCCAGCTATCCGGGTTCGCCCACCGTGCAAATATTGGAAGCGATCGCCGAGTACGAAGGCCTGCACGCCGAGTGGTCGCCCTCCGAAAAAGTCGCGATGGAAGTGGCGATCGGCGCCTCGATGGCCGGCGCGGCGGCGTTCGTCTCGATGAAGCACGTCGGCGTGAATATCGCCGCCGACCCGCTGATGACCTACACCTGGACCGCGCTCAACGGGCCGCTGGTCATCGCCGTCGGCGACGATCCGGGCCAGATCTCCTCGCAAAACGAGCAGGACAGCCGCATGTGGGCCGAGTACGGCCTGATCCCGCTGTTTCAGCCGGGCTCGCCGCAGGAAGCGTACGACCAGACCCGCCTGGCCTTCGATCTGTCCGAACAATTCCAGACGCCGGTTTTCGTGCGACTGGTCGACCGCACCTGCCACATGATGGGCCGTGTGACGCCGCAAGAGCCGGTCACGCGCGAGCCGAAAGGATTCGCGCCCGACCCGGTGCGCTACTACATGGTGCCGCCCTACTCGCGGCAGGCCCGCGCCCTCGTCGAAAAACGCCTCCCCGCCGTCACCCGCTGGGCCGAGGACGGCAACGGCTTCCACATGGAAATCCGCGACCGGCGCCTGGGCGTGGTTACGGCCGGGTTGCCATACTACCTGGTTCGCGAACTGGCCCCCGAAGTCTCGACCTTCAAGCTCGATCTCGTCTGGCCCCTGCCGCTCGAGGCGCTGCGGCGCTTCGCCGCGCAGGTCGACCGGCTGCTGGTGATCGAGGAACTGTTCCCCTTCATCGAAAACAAGTTGAAGCTGGCCGGCATCGCCGTTGAGGGCAAGGAGCATTTCGGCCCGTACGGCGAGATCGACGCGGGCACGATCGCCGGCGTGCTGGCCGGTTTCGGTTTCGGCGAGAAGCCGGCCGGCGCGTTCGCCACCTCGCCCGCCGAGGCGCCGCGCGGCGCGATGTTCTGCCCCGGCTGCCCGCACCGGCCGGTGATGGTGCTGCTGCGCGAGCTGGGCATTTTCTGTCACGGCGACATCGGCTGCTACCTGATGGGCAGCTATCCGCCGTTCGACGTGCTCCAGACGTCGGTGTCGATGGCGGCGTCGATCGGCATCGCGCAAGGCATGGCCAAGGCGCTGGCGGGCACGCCGCGCGAGATCGCGAACATCGTGTCGGTGATCGGCGATTCGACCCTCTGCCATTCGGGCCTGCCGAGCGTCATCAATTACGGTTACAACGACCACCGCACGAAGCTGTTGGTGCTCGACAACCGCTCGACCTCGATGACCGGCCTGCAGGAAAATCCCGTCACCGGCAAAAGCGTACGCGGCGTCCAGAACAACGCGGTCGACCTTGAGGCCGTCCTGCGCGCCCTGGGCATCGCGAACGTGACGAAGGTCAACCAGTACAACCTGGCGGCGGCGCGCGAGGTGTTTCAAAAAAAATTCCAGGAAGAGGAAGGGCCGCTGGCGGTCATCGCCACCGGCGAGTGCGCGCTGAAGTACAAAAAGAAATTCAACTACTATTACGTCGATCCGGACCTGTGCATCGGCTGCCGGACCTGCGTGCGCGTCGGCTGCCCGCCGATCTCGATGCGCCGGTATCCGGGCAAGGAAGCGGGCGACCTGAAATCGCACATCGACCGCAACCGCTGCGTGGGCTGCTCGGTCTGTTTCCAGTCGTGTCCGGTCAAGGCCATCAAGCGATCGAAGCTCGACGAGACGCCGCCGGTCGCGCTTCCCCTCGATTTGGATGAGTCGGGAGGTGTGCGATGA
- a CDS encoding indolepyruvate oxidoreductase subunit beta: protein MSAGTVNVFLAGVGGQGLVLVNRLLARAAVLGGLDAKSTDTHGLAMRGGAVMGTLRMGEAVGTSIFPAGAGDLLIGLEALEALRWAHMLRPGATVVACRDELWPSPILLEKYRMPRDWRETLEKARLKVVAVPAVRLALEAGDYRMLNIVMAGAASAFLPIDLDRLKEATETQVPKGTYAKNLKALLLGREAAS from the coding sequence ATGAGCGCCGGGACGGTCAACGTTTTTCTCGCGGGCGTGGGCGGCCAGGGGTTGGTGCTCGTCAACCGGTTGCTGGCGCGGGCGGCGGTGCTCGGCGGGCTGGACGCGAAAAGCACCGACACGCACGGTCTGGCGATGCGCGGCGGCGCGGTCATGGGCACGTTGCGCATGGGCGAAGCGGTCGGCACCTCGATCTTCCCGGCCGGCGCGGGCGATCTGCTGATCGGCCTGGAAGCACTGGAAGCACTGCGCTGGGCGCACATGCTGCGGCCCGGCGCGACGGTCGTCGCCTGCCGCGACGAGCTGTGGCCGTCGCCGATCCTGCTGGAAAAGTACCGCATGCCGCGCGACTGGCGCGAAACGCTGGAAAAGGCGCGGCTGAAGGTGGTCGCCGTCCCGGCTGTCCGCCTCGCCCTCGAAGCCGGCGACTACCGGATGCTCAACATCGTCATGGCCGGCGCCGCCTCGGCCTTCCTGCCGATCGACCTCGACCGCCTCAAGGAAGCCACCGAAACCCAAGTTCCCAAGGGTACTTACGCCAAAAACCTGAAGGCGCTGCTGTTGGGACGGGAAGCGGCAAGTTAG